The region CTTTAGGCACTCTAAGTACTCTAAGTACTTCTTTTTGTTTATCCGTAACACATACCTTTTACCTTTTAGTTTTTACCTTTTAGTTTTAACTCACCTCAAAAGCAAAACACTCCCCTTAAAATTCTCCTTTCTCCCCATAGTTCCTTTTGCGTAAATTTGATAATAATACGCTCCTACAGGACTGGTTTTTCCTTTGTATTTTCCATCCCATGAATCGTGGATGTTGTGGCTTTCGAATACTTGCTCGCCCCAACGGTTGTAAATTTTTATGTTGTATTCGATTATGAACGTACCTTTTATTTGAAAACTATCGTTTATTTCATCTTCGTTTGGTGTGAATGTGTTTGGCGCGTAAATGTGAAATTCTGTTGGAATGCAAACTTCGTTTGAAATGGATTTTACCGAATCTCCTTTTCTGTTTGCTACTATTCTGTAGCAGTAAAATTCTTGGTTTATTTTTGTAAAACTGTCTGTGAATGTGTAATTGTCCTGTAAAGACAATTCATGAATTGTCTCTACGAGGGTAAATTGATTTTTTGATTTGTTGAAAATTTGTATCTTATAATTTTCTACGCCTTGTTTCCATTGTTCATAACCCGTCCATATTAATTTGGGGTAAATGCTTTTTGCTTCTGTTGTAAGAAGAATGCTTTTGCCGTAATTTGTGTATTCGCTTTTGTAATCGCAACTGTCAATTACAAACATTCTATAAAAATATGATTGTTTGTCAACCTCCGAATTAAAATCAAGAAAATCAAATGTTTGCTTGTCGCTTGTGCTTAGCTCGTACCAACTAATTCCGTTTTCTGATTTTTCGAGGATGTAGGTTTTGGGAATTCCTTTTGTTGCTTCTGTCCATTCAATTAGGATGTTTTCGTTATTTTCTACTGTTGCTCTGATTATTTCGTTTGCTTTTACGTGTTGCTCTATGAAAAAATATTTTGTTGAATCTGTTGAACAACCAAAATCACTTGTTGATGTGAGGGTTACGGCTTTTTTACCTGTGTCTGAATAAATGTGATTTGGGTTTTGTAGTTGCGAATAATTGCTGTCTTCAAACTCCCAAAACCAGCGTTGTACCTTTCCTGAATCTATGAATGATTTATCGTAAAAAAACATTGTGTCTTCAAGGCAGTTGTTGAGGTAAATGTAAGCGGCTACAGGCATTGGGTGGACGTAAACATTCTTTAAAATTGAATCTTTACAGTTTTTATCACTTATTGAAATTATTTTTATCGGATATTTTCCCCAGTCTGAAAATGAAAAATTATTTATTGCAGGATTTGTTGATGTTAGACTGTCATCAACAAACCATTGGCGAGCTAAAGTCCCTGAACTGATTTTTGATTGGTCAACAAAAATAAATTCATTTGAATCAAGGCATTGGGTTGAATCGTTTATAGAAAAATCTGCTGTTGGTGATGGGTTTACTGTAATGGTTTTGGTTATTGAATCGGGGCAGTTGTAGGAATTTGTTGCTTTGAGTTTTACATTAAAAATTCCTGAACTTTGGTATTTGTGATTAACATTTGAATCTGTTGAAAACGAACTGTTACCAAAGTCCCAGTAATAATTCAACCTAACAGCATTTGACCAAGCTGTTAGGTTTATAAATTCAAAATTATTTTCGTTAAAGCACTGAACAGAATCATTTATTGAAAAATCCGCTTTTGGTGATGGATTAACGATTACGCTTTTTGAAATTGAGTCTTTACAACCAAGAGTTGAAGTAGCAACAAGACTAATATCAAAAGTATCAAAGCTTGAATACTTCATTTGTCCGTTGGAATCCGTTGAAGTTGTTCCGTTACCGAAATCCCAACTATAGTTTAAACCTAATAGGTTTTGAAAAGCTGTTAGGTTGAAAAACTCAAAGCTATTTTCGTTTAGGCATTGAACGCTGTCGTTTACAGAAAAATCTGTAACAGGACTTGGAAAGACAATTATTTCTCTCGTAGCCGTGTCTCTACA is a window of Bacteroidota bacterium DNA encoding:
- a CDS encoding PKD domain-containing protein, whose translation is QLEARYWYFGNKIGVDFGDGNSVPVSLSNSQMRAGYSATTISDANGNLLFYSNGEKVWNKNHQIMKNGTGLECYSTQRQGALFVPQPDNENIYYLFTLHFFKTKGFYYHIIDKTKDNGLGEVVLKNQLLFHNTHIGKMGAVKHSNQEAIWIVCARNFYPNSNCYYSYLLSKNGLDTTPVISYTGKKWSKSTGYLRFSPNGKKLVITASRIGVHSGFQIFYFNNVTGKLSNPIRFIDGKKYKGAEFSPNGKLLYISVDGGYDGEDDSLFQYDISIYNKDSIIKSKCFLGTYKFGTGSGSAETLQLSINHKIYVAGLPQGYLGVINYPNIKGTTCNFVKNSLFIGSLSGQLPEFLQSYFFVPDFKAENTCYGDTTLFSITDTTHIDSVLWCFGDIASGFSNTSNLKFPSHRFTDSGFYNVRIFVWHDQGDKDTLEREIRISYYPKADFYINDTSQCFNGNHFLFSDSSNIVSGNFSWEWDFGDSNKLYIQNPSHHYALTDTFNVKLTVLSDYGCSASKTKKVFVYPMPKAKIIISDSAQCLSLNNFKFISKIDTLLNCDFYWDFGDGTTSNSDTVQHIYSVGDTFNVVLIEETNHGCRDTATREIIVFPSPVTDFSVNDSVQCLNENSFEFFNLTAFQNLLGLNYSWDFGNGTTSTDSNGQMKYSSFDTFDISLVATSTLGCKDSISKSVIVNPSPKADFSINDSVQCFNENNFEFINLTAWSNAVRLNYYWDFGNSSFSTDSNVNHKYQSSGIFNVKLKATNSYNCPDSITKTITVNPSPTADFSINDSTQCLDSNEFIFVDQSKISSGTLARQWFVDDSLTSTNPAINNFSFSDWGKYPIKIISISDKNCKDSILKNVYVHPMPVAAYIYLNNCLEDTMFFYDKSFIDSGKVQRWFWEFEDSNYSQLQNPNHIYSDTGKKAVTLTSTSDFGCSTDSTKYFFIEQHVKANEIIRATVENNENILIEWTEATKGIPKTYILEKSENGISWYELSTSDKQTFDFLDFNSEVDKQSYFYRMFVIDSCDYKSEYTNYGKSILLTTEAKSIYPKLIWTGYEQWKQGVENYKIQIFNKSKNQFTLVETIHELSLQDNYTFTDSFTKINQEFYCYRIVANRKGDSVKSISNEVCIPTEFHIYAPNTFTPNEDEINDSFQIKGTFIIEYNIKIYNRWGEQVFESHNIHDSWDGKYKGKTSPVGAYYYQIYAKGTMGRKENFKGSVLLLR